A portion of the Saimiri boliviensis isolate mSaiBol1 chromosome 1, mSaiBol1.pri, whole genome shotgun sequence genome contains these proteins:
- the IL34 gene encoding interleukin-34 isoform X2 has protein sequence MPWGFAWLRYLGIFLGVALGNEDLEMWPLTQSEECTVTGFLRDKLQYRNRLQYMKYYFPINYKIGVPYEEVFRISNVTRLRARVSERELQYLWVLVSLSATESVQDVLLEGHPSWKYLQEVQTLLLDVQRGLTDVEVSPKVESVLSLLNAPGSNLKLVRPKALLDNCFRVMELLYCSCCKQSSVLNWQDCEMPSPQSYSPEPSLQCATTQLYPPPPQPPSCSPNSTGSARPVRTQSKGLLP, from the exons ATGCCCTGGGGCTTCGCCTGGCTGCGCT ATCTTGGGATCTTCCTCGGCGTGGCCTTGGGGAATGAGGATTTGGAAATGTGGCCCTTGACACAGAGTGAGGAGTGCACTGTCACGGGTTTTCTGCGGGACAAGCTGCAGTACAGGAACCGACTTCAGTACATG AAATACTACTTCCCCATCAACTACAAGATCGGCGTGCCTTACGAGGAGGTGTTCAGAATCTCCAATGTCACCAGGCTG AGGGCCCGGGTGAGCGAGCGGGAGTTGCAGTATCTGTGGGTCTTGGTGAGTCTCAGTGCCACTGAGTCGGTGCAGGATGTGCTGCTCGAGGGCCACCCATCCTGGAAGTATCTGCAGGAGGTGCAGACGCTGCTGCTGGATGTCCAGCGGGGCCTCACG GACGTGGAGGTCAGCCCCAAGGTGGAATCTGTGTTGTCCCTCCTGAATGCCCCAGGGTCAAACCTGAAGCTGGTGCGGCCCAAAGCCCTGCTGGACAACTGCTTCCGGGTCATGGAGCTGCTGTACTGCTCCTGCT GTAAACAAAGCTCCGTCCTAAACTGGCAGGACTGTGAGATGCCAAGTCCTCAGTCCTATAGCCCAGAGCCCTCATTGCAATGTGCGACCACCCAGCTGTATCCTCCGCCTCCACAGCCCCCCAGTTGCTCTCCTAATTCCACGGGCTCAGCACGGCCGGTCAGGACACAGAGCAAGGGCCTCTTGCCCTGA
- the IL34 gene encoding interleukin-34 isoform X3 yields MWPLTQSEECTVTGFLRDKLQYRNRLQYMKYYFPINYKIGVPYEEVFRISNVTRLQRARVSERELQYLWVLVSLSATESVQDVLLEGHPSWKYLQEVQTLLLDVQRGLTDVEVSPKVESVLSLLNAPGSNLKLVRPKALLDNCFRVMELLYCSCCKQSSVLNWQDCEMPSPQSYSPEPSLQCATTQLYPPPPQPPSCSPNSTGSARPVRTQSKGLLP; encoded by the exons ATGTGGCCCTTGACACAGAGTGAGGAGTGCACTGTCACGGGTTTTCTGCGGGACAAGCTGCAGTACAGGAACCGACTTCAGTACATG AAATACTACTTCCCCATCAACTACAAGATCGGCGTGCCTTACGAGGAGGTGTTCAGAATCTCCAATGTCACCAGGCTG CAGAGGGCCCGGGTGAGCGAGCGGGAGTTGCAGTATCTGTGGGTCTTGGTGAGTCTCAGTGCCACTGAGTCGGTGCAGGATGTGCTGCTCGAGGGCCACCCATCCTGGAAGTATCTGCAGGAGGTGCAGACGCTGCTGCTGGATGTCCAGCGGGGCCTCACG GACGTGGAGGTCAGCCCCAAGGTGGAATCTGTGTTGTCCCTCCTGAATGCCCCAGGGTCAAACCTGAAGCTGGTGCGGCCCAAAGCCCTGCTGGACAACTGCTTCCGGGTCATGGAGCTGCTGTACTGCTCCTGCT GTAAACAAAGCTCCGTCCTAAACTGGCAGGACTGTGAGATGCCAAGTCCTCAGTCCTATAGCCCAGAGCCCTCATTGCAATGTGCGACCACCCAGCTGTATCCTCCGCCTCCACAGCCCCCCAGTTGCTCTCCTAATTCCACGGGCTCAGCACGGCCGGTCAGGACACAGAGCAAGGGCCTCTTGCCCTGA
- the IL34 gene encoding interleukin-34 isoform X1, with amino-acid sequence MPWGFAWLRYLGIFLGVALGNEDLEMWPLTQSEECTVTGFLRDKLQYRNRLQYMKYYFPINYKIGVPYEEVFRISNVTRLQRARVSERELQYLWVLVSLSATESVQDVLLEGHPSWKYLQEVQTLLLDVQRGLTDVEVSPKVESVLSLLNAPGSNLKLVRPKALLDNCFRVMELLYCSCCKQSSVLNWQDCEMPSPQSYSPEPSLQCATTQLYPPPPQPPSCSPNSTGSARPVRTQSKGLLP; translated from the exons ATGCCCTGGGGCTTCGCCTGGCTGCGCT ATCTTGGGATCTTCCTCGGCGTGGCCTTGGGGAATGAGGATTTGGAAATGTGGCCCTTGACACAGAGTGAGGAGTGCACTGTCACGGGTTTTCTGCGGGACAAGCTGCAGTACAGGAACCGACTTCAGTACATG AAATACTACTTCCCCATCAACTACAAGATCGGCGTGCCTTACGAGGAGGTGTTCAGAATCTCCAATGTCACCAGGCTG CAGAGGGCCCGGGTGAGCGAGCGGGAGTTGCAGTATCTGTGGGTCTTGGTGAGTCTCAGTGCCACTGAGTCGGTGCAGGATGTGCTGCTCGAGGGCCACCCATCCTGGAAGTATCTGCAGGAGGTGCAGACGCTGCTGCTGGATGTCCAGCGGGGCCTCACG GACGTGGAGGTCAGCCCCAAGGTGGAATCTGTGTTGTCCCTCCTGAATGCCCCAGGGTCAAACCTGAAGCTGGTGCGGCCCAAAGCCCTGCTGGACAACTGCTTCCGGGTCATGGAGCTGCTGTACTGCTCCTGCT GTAAACAAAGCTCCGTCCTAAACTGGCAGGACTGTGAGATGCCAAGTCCTCAGTCCTATAGCCCAGAGCCCTCATTGCAATGTGCGACCACCCAGCTGTATCCTCCGCCTCCACAGCCCCCCAGTTGCTCTCCTAATTCCACGGGCTCAGCACGGCCGGTCAGGACACAGAGCAAGGGCCTCTTGCCCTGA